In Zunongwangia profunda SM-A87, the following proteins share a genomic window:
- a CDS encoding DUF6249 domain-containing protein, translating to MNPAIIISISFFACIFGIFFLFFQTRNKERLALIEHDKDASLFKFRKDRASPVWAVILLNLSLVLMGVGFGFFIGNLIETYTVLNNDLGYVASLFFTPGAFLLLGFYLTRKLKL from the coding sequence ATGAATCCTGCTATTATTATATCTATTTCCTTTTTTGCCTGCATATTTGGTATTTTCTTCCTGTTTTTTCAAACGAGAAATAAGGAACGCCTTGCCCTTATCGAACATGATAAAGATGCATCACTGTTTAAATTTAGAAAAGATAGAGCTTCACCCGTTTGGGCTGTAATTTTACTTAACCTTTCACTTGTTCTTATGGGAGTTGGCTTTGGTTTTTTTATAGGTAATTTAATAGAAACCTATACAGTATTAAATAACGATTTAGGATACGTTGCCAGTTTATTTTTTACTCCGGGAGCTTTTCTACTGTTAGGCTTTTACTTAACCCGTAAATTAAAATTATAG
- a CDS encoding RNA polymerase sigma factor, which translates to MTIKKDQLLIDQILGGDKQLFSVLVDRYKNLVFTLCLRLLKNREEAEEVAQDSFVKIYKSLSKFKGEAKFSTWVYRVTYNNCLDFIKARKRKFQELSVDAYDDFEIEDLDSAINNLEENERKKAILGCINMLNEDDAFLLTLHYYEDQSVKDIAEIMKLSVANVKVKLYRSRKQLAFILKRRLSNDMLLNYGK; encoded by the coding sequence ATGACCATCAAAAAAGACCAATTACTCATCGATCAAATACTGGGCGGAGATAAGCAATTATTCTCGGTACTGGTAGATCGTTATAAAAATTTGGTGTTTACCTTATGTTTAAGGTTGCTGAAAAATAGGGAAGAAGCTGAAGAGGTTGCACAGGATAGTTTTGTGAAAATCTATAAATCTTTAAGTAAATTTAAAGGAGAGGCAAAATTTTCGACCTGGGTGTACCGGGTGACTTATAATAACTGTCTCGATTTTATAAAGGCCAGGAAACGTAAGTTTCAGGAATTAAGTGTAGATGCTTATGACGATTTTGAAATAGAAGATTTAGATAGCGCGATTAATAACTTAGAAGAGAATGAGCGAAAAAAGGCTATTCTGGGCTGTATAAATATGCTGAATGAAGATGATGCTTTTTTGCTAACTTTACATTATTATGAGGATCAATCAGTGAAGGATATTGCTGAAATTATGAAGCTGTCTGTGGCTAATGTAAAAGTGAAATTATACCGAAGCCGTAAACAACTGGCGTTTATTTTGAAGAGAAGGTTGTCGAATGATATGTTGCTGAATTATGGAAAATAA
- a CDS encoding acyl-CoA thioesterase, producing MITTPQIFEMELKVTSSDLDEQDHVNNVQYVQWIQDVAKGHWEDRASASQKEKFFWVVVRHEIDYKQQAFLDDLIILQTYVDEITNVTSIRHVLIKNKKNDKILAKAKTTWCLMSHDSKRPARIDENMKVLFQQKSDQ from the coding sequence ATGATCACCACGCCCCAGATTTTTGAAATGGAGCTCAAGGTTACCTCAAGTGATCTTGATGAACAAGACCATGTAAATAACGTGCAATATGTGCAATGGATACAGGATGTTGCTAAAGGCCATTGGGAAGATCGCGCATCAGCTTCACAGAAAGAAAAATTCTTTTGGGTTGTGGTTCGACACGAAATCGATTATAAACAGCAGGCTTTTTTAGACGATCTTATTATACTGCAAACCTATGTAGATGAAATTACGAATGTCACTTCGATAAGGCACGTACTCATTAAAAACAAAAAAAACGATAAAATCTTAGCTAAAGCAAAAACCACCTGGTGCTTAATGAGTCATGACTCTAAACGCCCGGCAAGAATCGATGAAAACATGAAGGTTTTATTTCAGCAGAAATCTGATCAATAA